The Natronogracilivirga saccharolytica region AAGACGATCACGTTCAATCTGTGCCTTTTTCTCATTGTGAAGGGAGTGAACCACGATCGTATATGCTCCGATAAGTACCTCTTCTTCCGGTCCGGTCAGACCAAATGGCAGTTGATCATCGAGATCCGCTTCGGCAGGCTCCGGTTCTTCAGGTACCGGCTCCGGCTCTTCTTCGGCAGGCTCCGGTTCGGGCTCCGGCACCATTTCTTCCGGTTCATCGGCTTCCTCTTCCTCATCCGGCAGGGGGCCAACCTGATGTTCTGACGGCTCATCCTGAAGTGCTGCAACATCTTCCTGTTCCCGGCGTTGCTCCTGCTCATCGCGGAACTGCCGGTCCAGCTGAAGTCCGTCAAAATGAAAATAGAGTAAAATTGCCGCAATGATCACCGCAGCAGCCGGTATGAACCAGATGGCATAGCTCTTTTTCTCTTTGGCATCTCCACCGGACTCCTTTTTGCCGGTTTTGGATTTTTTTCCTGAGGAAGCCGTTATTTTCGGGATATCTTCCCCTTCAGAAGCTTTCCCTGATTCTTCTCCGGACAGTTCAAACGGATCCTCTTCGGATTCCTTTTCAAGTTCCTGCTCAAGTTCTTTCCCAATTTCCTCCTCCGTTTCCCTGACAGGATCTTGCTCCGGTTCTATGCCAGGCTCCTCCCCTGGATCCTCATCAGGCTCCGTTTCGGGCTCCTCCTGAAATTCTTTCGGGAGCTCTTCCTGGTGCTCTTCTCCGGATTCCTCCATTTTTTCTTTTTCCGGTTCCTCAGGGAATTCCTCCCGGGATTCCTCCGGATCTTCGGTTTCAGCCCCTGACGCCTCTTCCCCCGGGTCTTTGGAGCGTGGGGTAGTCATTTCCTGCTCGTCTTTCGAAGTGGCTTTTTCCGGGGACTCCTCCTCTTCCGCAATACCGAACGGATCATCCTCTTGCCCGGCTTCTTCACCCTTATCTTTTTCCTGAATTTTCCGGAGAAAAGAGGGGGAAACCTCAATCGGATTCATTCCTGCGTATTTATGGTTTACTTCAATAGCAAGCTTTTCATCCGGCACAAACTCAATACCGGGCCCTTTTTTCCTGAACGTTCCCAATCCCGGTACATGGCTGGTTTCCTTCTCCCCTGTTTCTTTAATTATATTTTCTATCCATGCATCGAAAGCAGCTTCCGCATCTTTGGCCTCAACACCCAGGGATTTTGCAAGCTTGCTGATCAGCTCTTCATGTGATAGCTTCATAATTCCCTCACTTTTCAGGTAAAAACGTAATTATATCAGCCGGAGGAGTCAGAAAGACCCGGCCACTTTTATCCTGTTCCTGCTGCTGGTTTCTGTGCTGAACCTTTATTGTCCCCAGCTTTTTTATCTGAACTTCCTGATGATTCTTCAAAGCAGAGGCTATGATGGATGAAATTTTATTTTCTGCTTTTTTTTGATCCATAGTTGCTCCTCTCATAAGTGTAAAGTAATCCCCCCGTAGAACTGAAACGGCTGTTCCTGATAACGGTGCCACACCTCGTAGTCCTGATCCAGAATATTCAGTGATTTAAAATAAACCCCGACCCGTTCGTGCAGGCGAATATCTGAACGCATACCGAGCTGGAAAAACCCGTCGGCCTCTGTATCTTCTGCCGCCGTTTTTCTCTTGCCTGAAAAATCAAGCCAGGTTGACAGATTCAGCCAGGAAAGAGGTTGGGACATGATTTGCGCAGATCCGCGTACAAGTGGAACATATGGAATATAACCGGAAGGCACCACCTCTTCATCCATGGATGTAAAGTTAAAGCCAAGTTCAAATGTTGCCTTGGTTCTGAGTTCCGGAATCCGGTGTGTCAGGCCACTGTACCACTCGACATGGATGGCTTCTTCTGCAAACTGATATGAGTAAAACGGGTTGGCAGGATCCTGTGATCTGAGGTAATAGCCTTTATTGTAGTATTGACGATAATCAAGACCGGAAAAAACCCGGGTATCGGTCAGAAGATCAAACCCTGCATTCAGATGGATTTGCAGGCCACGTTCATGCTGGAGTTCATTGTCACTTTGAATCATGAATCTGTTTTCGGCATGAAGTTTCTGCAGTCCGGGATTCTCTACAAAGCCTCTCAGCCGCAATGAAGCCTGTACTCTTCCTGTTCCTTCAAACCGGTAAAAAATATCAGGATAGAGAAAAAGGTCAAATTCATTGACCGGATCATAAAGCTGATAGAAACGCAACCATGCCTCTACCTGATGAGCGTAGCCAAACTGATGTCTGTACCTTGCACCGGCAGCGTTGGTCAGCCAGTATTGGGTTTCATCGTCAATAGTATCGTATAAAGAGCCGGCAGCCCGCAAATCAAAACCGAAAACCTGCTCCTGATGACGTCCGTCACGGAAGTGGTTCAGATAAAGATTATAATTTGTCTCGTTAAACGATTTTTCGTCATCACCGGTTGTTCCTTTCCCTGTAAAATGAGTCAGGTCAAACCGTGACTGCCATCCCCTGTATGCGTGCTCAAGGTGCTGCCACTTGCCATGCATTCCGAAAGTGGTATTTGAAATCCGGGACGGGTCCGGAAGCACTTCGTCTTCATTATTGTCTGCAGGACCCGGAAGTGCAGAATAGTTAAACGATGAGGCACCATTAACGCCTAAAGCCCAGCGGGTTGGCCCATCCTGTCTCATCCACTGCAAATCAGTGTTGAAGTCTCCGAACGAACTGAAGTCCCGGTCACCCGCAGAAGAACGATGGTTGAAATCCAGTGAAATGTGTTCGTTTTCACGAACGGGAGCTTCTGCTATAATGGAAACTTCAGGACTTTGATATGTTCCGTATCCGGCACGGGCAAAAAGGTTTCTGCGTTCGGAAAAGGAAAAAAAGTGGTGGTCCGGTCTTAAAGCCGGTTCAAGCTGGCTGATGGGTACAGAAGTTACAATTTCATCATCAGATTCCAGAAACGGCATTCTGTCGGGATCGACACGATATATTGGTTGTCTCGGGCTGAATCCCAGGATGGGTTGTCTGGACAGGCCGGGAAACGTGACATCAAATTCTCCGCGAATTTCAATATCCTGCGGATCGATATCCGGCAACATTGATGTGGTTCCTCCCTCTTGCTGAGCATTAACTGCACTGGGCAGGGAAAACACAGTAAATAATAAAGCAGTCAGGAGAAAATTACGTGGATTCATTCCTTGGATCCATTCAGTTGATAAGCGTAGTGTCCAAATAGTGAAAATAAGCTATTTTCCGCAATAATTTGATAAACGAGTTTGGCCCTGAAAAGGTATTTTTTTACTAACCTCTGAAAGGTTTTATTTCTGCACCCTTACAAACTTTTCCTTCCAGTTGACTTTGTTAACGGCAAGCAGCATCGGTGTAACTGCCAGAATTATGATCATCATCACCAGGTGGGTTACAATTGCATAAGCTACTCCGATTGTTTCCGGGACGGCAAACAGGATCAGCATGGTGCGGCTTACCAGCCAGTGATAGGTTCCGATACCGCCCGGAGACGGAAGTATTATGCCAAGTGCCGAGACGACGGTGATCACCAGCGCATCCTGCATTCCGAGACCATAGGTGGTGTGCAGGTCAAAGGCTGTGAACGGAATGTATGTCATGAGCACATAGCAGAACCAAATGCCACCAGTCAGCAGAATGAACACAGGCCAGTTCCGTACTTTTCTGATGCTCATCATCCCCTGTGCGAACTTTTTGGATTTGTCAGCGGCAAACCTGAAGAAACCGGCAAGGGATGGTATCCAGTTGCTTACATAGGACAGCAGGCGATAGCCAAGGTAGACAGCCAGAACACCGAATATCAGTATAATCAGAAGCACCGCCAGGCCTTCCGGACTGAAAATCACATCAAGCACATTTATGGTGCTGTCGCCGATAATGGGTACTATATCACGATAATCTGAAAACAGATAGATTATGACAAAAACAGTCAGGAGCACCGTGATAAGCAGGTCAAGTGCCCGCTCGATCACAACAGTGCCAAGAAGGTTGGAGCGGCTCAGCTGTTCCCGGTTGCCGACATAAACACACCGTGAAATTTCGCCAAGACGGGGAACGGCATAATTGACCAGATAGCCAAGCATAACACCACTGAACAGGTTCATTCTGCTTGTCCTGGCATCTTGCTGTTCAATGAGCTGTTTCCATCGCTCGGCACGAAGATAATGGCTCAGCAGCGATATAACGATGTAGGGAACAAGCCAGTAATACGTGAGCTTGTTCATTGTCAACCGAAGTTCACTTAAAGACACATCACGAAGTGCCAGCCACAAAAACAGCAGAGCAATCAGAATACTGACCACAAACCGTAATGAAGATTTCCACATGCCGCCCTACTTTCTTAAATCGATAATTTCGGCATCATCGGGATAGTCAAGCGTAAAAACCGCATCTGAGTCTTCCAGAAATTCTGCATCTTTGAATGTTGTACTCATGTTGTTATCCATCTGATCAACAGCGCTGATCTCAAGCGGAACACGGTCCGGTCCAAGGACTATGGTAACCCGCGTAAATATTTCAAAAGGATCATCCGGCTTGAGGGTAAAGGCAGTGTTGCCGTTCTGGGGAGAGGTGTCAGATACGGAGAACACTTCATCTTTTCCCGAGAAGAAGCGGGAAGGCGCAAAATCATCCTCCTCCGGCTCATATCTGCTTATCAGGACTTTGTTTTGCGATTCATTGTATACAACCGAAGTCTCCCCGTCAACAAGAATGGTCTGGTATTCCGCCCTGATCAGATACTTGTCTTGTGATATCCAGATCTCCCCTTCGGTCACATCTTCTTCACCAGTATATGAGTCCGTAAAAGTATGGGTCATAACGGCGTGAAACACCCGGCCCTCCTGAAATGTCTGAATCACACGGTCCAGATCCGATTGCTCAATATCATACGCTTTAACCAAGCTGCCCGATGCCATCATCACTATCATCCAGGCTGTCAGCAACACCGTTTT contains the following coding sequences:
- a CDS encoding lysylphosphatidylglycerol synthase transmembrane domain-containing protein — translated: MWKSSLRFVVSILIALLFLWLALRDVSLSELRLTMNKLTYYWLVPYIVISLLSHYLRAERWKQLIEQQDARTSRMNLFSGVMLGYLVNYAVPRLGEISRCVYVGNREQLSRSNLLGTVVIERALDLLITVLLTVFVIIYLFSDYRDIVPIIGDSTINVLDVIFSPEGLAVLLIILIFGVLAVYLGYRLLSYVSNWIPSLAGFFRFAADKSKKFAQGMMSIRKVRNWPVFILLTGGIWFCYVLMTYIPFTAFDLHTTYGLGMQDALVITVVSALGIILPSPGGIGTYHWLVSRTMLILFAVPETIGVAYAIVTHLVMMIIILAVTPMLLAVNKVNWKEKFVRVQK
- a CDS encoding LolA family protein, producing the protein MIWTTEKKRNGGWRLTDGAGNVPVPGWKKTVLLTAWMIVMMASGSLVKAYDIEQSDLDRVIQTFQEGRVFHAVMTHTFTDSYTGEEDVTEGEIWISQDKYLIRAEYQTILVDGETSVVYNESQNKVLISRYEPEEDDFAPSRFFSGKDEVFSVSDTSPQNGNTAFTLKPDDPFEIFTRVTIVLGPDRVPLEISAVDQMDNNMSTTFKDAEFLEDSDAVFTLDYPDDAEIIDLRK
- a CDS encoding HU family DNA-binding protein, which gives rise to MDQKKAENKISSIIASALKNHQEVQIKKLGTIKVQHRNQQQEQDKSGRVFLTPPADIITFLPEK
- a CDS encoding SPOR domain-containing protein, with protein sequence MKLSHEELISKLAKSLGVEAKDAEAAFDAWIENIIKETGEKETSHVPGLGTFRKKGPGIEFVPDEKLAIEVNHKYAGMNPIEVSPSFLRKIQEKDKGEEAGQEDDPFGIAEEEESPEKATSKDEQEMTTPRSKDPGEEASGAETEDPEESREEFPEEPEKEKMEESGEEHQEELPKEFQEEPETEPDEDPGEEPGIEPEQDPVRETEEEIGKELEQELEKESEEDPFELSGEESGKASEGEDIPKITASSGKKSKTGKKESGGDAKEKKSYAIWFIPAAAVIIAAILLYFHFDGLQLDRQFRDEQEQRREQEDVAALQDEPSEHQVGPLPDEEEEADEPEEMVPEPEPEPAEEEPEPVPEEPEPAEADLDDQLPFGLTGPEEEVLIGAYTIVVHSLHNEKKAQIERDRLAERDFKATLWQATLPDGNQRWRVGIGQFETVSEAEEAISELPEPYRSNNFIIRIR